The region ACGGAGGATATCCTGGCTGCAACGCGAGCATTGTCCTTTGAGGTGGACTGGTATGTCCTTTCTTCTTTCACCTTCTATGCAACATGAAGTATGACATTTTTTTTATATTCACGTTAgctttacaacaacaacaacaacaacaacaacaaaaactgaTAGTAGTATGACATTTTttatgtttccttttcttcttcaggtTTCTGGATCCAATATTCTTTGGTGACTATCCCAGAGAAATGCGTGAGATGCTCTCATCAAACTTACCAACATTTACCTCCGAGGAGAAGAGCTTACTGCAAAGCAAGGCGGATTTTATCGGTGTAAACCATTACACGGCGATCTACGCCAAGGATTGCATCTCTTCTCCATGTGACATTAAGACCTACGAGGGAAATGCACTGGTCCAAGCTGTAGGCGAAAGGGACGGCGTGGCAATTGGAGGACCAGTAAGAACTGTTCCATCTGTCACCAGCCTATACATTCTCTTCTTCTCTCTGTGACATGTCTGTGTATATCGTGATCAACCTTGCAGACTGCTTTCCATGGTTACTACGATGTTCCGGAAGGTATGGAGCTGATCGTCAAGTATGTCAATCAGAGATACGAGAACACGCCTGTCTACATTACTGAAAATGGTGAGTGGCAAGGGGGGCTTCCGGAATTCACAGTGCATTCAGTAAACTCCCTGGAGATTGAGAAGTTTCTAGTGCCTCCTAATTTGCTTCCATGTATTTTCAATGATCATGTGTCCTCGTACGCTTTATCTCAGGCTACTCGCAGTTTAGCGATAACAGTATGGAGGAGTTGATGAATGACGTTGGAAGAGTGAACTACCTGCGAGGTTATCTCACATGTATCTCTTCAGCGGTCAGGTAACGTGCCACCATTTGTGATCATCATGCACATTACACTATTTACCAATGGAATCTTTAATAAACCACAAGCCTTCCTCAAAATAGTATACATTATTGCTAAATATTACCATGATAAACTCATATTGAAGCAAGCCCGTTGAAACAGTATGCCCCGAAAGAATGTTAATTCTTTTCAATTGTTACGTGCACCAGTAAAAAGGAAAATTGAAGAAATAAGAATCAGTTCCTGATACTCTGCATTCTAAATGTGTTAACTCTTTTTCTGACACAACATATACCGGACCTGTGGCATGCTTACAGGAAAGGAGCAAACGTGCGTGGCTACTTCGTGTGGAGCCTCATGGACAACTTCGAGTGGGGTTTCGGTTTCACCGTGAGGTTCGGGATTTATCACGTGGATTTTGAAACGCAAGAGAGGACTCCAAAGATGTCAGGGAAGTGGTACCGAGACTTCCTCACGGGCTCTAGGCCGGTTGACCAAGCGCAGACGCTGAGAGCAGATTCATGATACTTGCAATTGTCAGATCCAGTTACCCCTGAAATGAAACTGGCGGATCCAGTGAATATAGATACTGCTAGTTTGCTACACATCGTTCCAACACTTCCCTCATAGCGTCTTTGCCTAGTATAGAAATGTAAATTTTGAGTGCTGTAAAGGTATATACTACATACTCCGGAGGTTCTCATCACTTTGGAGTAATGGAGGGGCTAGGGGTGCATTGGAGCAATGCCTGTTCCATGTGGTGGACCGGGTTTGTGGATTCCATCTCATGCGTGATCTGTCTTCAAATCATGTACGGGTGTACGCACTATTGACGGCTATAGCATTGCCCAATCAGATAGAGAGTAATTGTTTTCGTCCTGTTTAGTGGAAAATCATCCGGTTTGCAATGCTATTCATCTGGTTTCTTTAAATTTGTTTTGAAATGTATACGGCATGGTTGGATGACCGGCTCTCGTGTGAGTGTCCATGGACTAGTCCTCACTGGTCCATGAACGGATATGGTGTCCGGATCGAGGGTCAGCATTGGAGAAGCCGTAAAGGCTAACTCTTGGAGGGTTGTTTACAagttaagagcatctctagcagatcctttAAAAATTGGTACTACAAAAGCCATTTGAGGTATACCACGAAATACTTTTACGGTATCACACAAGCTCGGGTATAAAATCtgcaaaattccaaaaaaaaaactTCACGCTAGAAATTGTCCATCAGCACCATAGTGCATACATACGAAATACATACTTCACGCTAGAAGTTTAACCCTAGTTAGATGGTGTCCTCACTTGTCGACGCCTAGGTAGTACTCTGTGGTCGTCTTGCGGAGCGCGTGGGCGAGGTCTTGCTCCTccttggcggcggcgaggcggtTGGCGGCACCTTATTCTCCGGCCGCCACTGTGTGCTCCGCCCACTGCTCCGGCAGAGCCGACCGCAATCCGGTGTCTGCTTGACCGCCATGGCTCAACGACGCGGCTGGTGTTGTCGGCCGCTGCATTGTGTCGTGCCCGCTTGCTTGGAGGCAACCCGACGTGGCTGCCACGGCTTCCAGCGGCACCAACGTGTTGGAAATATTCCCAGgaagcaataataaattggttattatcatatttctttgttcatgataaatgtttattattcatgctagaattgtattatccggaaacttaaatgcatgtgtgaatatatagacaacaccatgtccctggtgagcctctactagactagctcgttgatcaaagatggttaaggtttcctaaccatagacatgagttgtcatttgataacatgattacatcattaggagaatgatgtgatggacaaaacccaaccgtaagcttagcatcagatcgtttagtttatttgctatagctttcttcatgtcaagtatctattccttaaaccatgagatcatgtaactccctgaCACCGAAGGAATACTTAGTGTGTATCCAAacgtcacttcataactgggtgatcataaaggtgctttacaagtatctccgaaggtatctgttgggttggcatggaccaagactgggatttgtcactccgtatgacagagagatatctctgggccctctcggtgatacaACATCTTAAAGagattgcaagcaatgtgactaatgagttagtcacgggatattgtattatagaacaagtaaagagacttgccggtaacgagattgaactaggtatggagatactgacgatcgaatctcgggcaagtaacatatcactgAACAAagtgaattgcatacgggattgatcgaatccttgacatcgtggttcagccgataaaaaatctccgtggaatatgtaggaatcaatatgggcatctaggtcccgctattggttattaaccggagaggtgtctcggtcatgactacatgattcccgaactcacagggtcgcacgcttaacgttcgttgacgctagagtagtattgggatatttgatgattggtgaacgaatattgtttggagtcccggatgagatcctagacatcacgaagagtctcaaaatggtcgagaggtaaagatttatatatgaaaagtcaAATTTTGGGTCCagaaaaggtgcagttttttcggtGTTGTACcgtgaagcttctagaaggttttGGAGGATTCCGaaggggtccggaagtccacaaATGGGTCTACCACGACCCAAGGGCTGGCATGGGCTGAGGGGAggcgccctggccttattgggctaggcggaCCAATTCCTCAAAAGCCCATCTGGCTGtggaag is a window of Triticum dicoccoides isolate Atlit2015 ecotype Zavitan chromosome 2B, WEW_v2.0, whole genome shotgun sequence DNA encoding:
- the LOC119365019 gene encoding beta-glucosidase 16-like isoform X2, producing MEDVEIMHDLGVNSYRFSISWARVLPRGRLGGVNTAAIAFYDRLIAALLQKGIEPFVTLHHFDLPHELETRHGGWLGAGIREEFDYYADVCFKAFGDRVKFWTTLNEPNLFTKFAYMLGMYPPKHCSPPYGNCSSGNSHREPYLAAHNMILSHAAAVDNYKRNYQATQGGSIGIVIAMKWYEPLTNSTEDILAATRALSFEVDWFLDPIFFGDYPREMREMLSSNLPTFTSEEKSLLQSKADFIGVNHYTAIYAKDCISSPCDIKTYEGNALVQAVGERDGVAIGGPTAFHGYYDVPEGMELIVKYVNQRYENTPVYITENGYSQFSDNSMEELMNDVGRVNYLRGYLTCISSAVRKGANVRGYFVWSLMDNFEWGFGFTVRFGIYHVDFETQERTPKMSGKWYRDFLTGSRPVDQAQTLRADS